One part of the Bacteroidia bacterium genome encodes these proteins:
- a CDS encoding HIT family protein translates to MASIFTRIVKGEIPCHKVAETEDYLAFLDISPVARGHVLAIPKQEVDYLFDLGDDAYVGLQLFAKEVAIALKAAIPCERIGTAVIGLEVPHTHIHLIPINSIDDLNFSKPKLKLSQEELAEIAEQIRTKL, encoded by the coding sequence ATGGCCTCAATATTCACACGGATCGTAAAAGGAGAAATACCCTGTCATAAAGTTGCGGAAACAGAAGATTATCTGGCCTTTCTGGACATCTCTCCAGTTGCCAGAGGCCATGTACTCGCGATTCCCAAACAGGAAGTTGATTACCTCTTCGATCTGGGTGATGATGCTTATGTAGGGCTACAGCTATTCGCCAAAGAAGTAGCTATTGCCCTCAAAGCTGCGATTCCCTGTGAAAGAATAGGTACAGCCGTTATTGGGCTGGAAGTACCTCACACCCATATCCATTTGATTCCTATCAATAGTATCGACGATCTCAATTTTAGCAAACCCAAGCTCAAATTGAGCCAGGAAGAATTGGCCGAGATCGCAGAGCAGATACGAACGAAACTATAA